GGCAGTCAGTTAGCCCACCTGGCGGGTTGCGGCTGTGCCGATCAGCGGTCCGGGCGGTCTCCTGTGCTTCCATCGCGCCAGGAGGCATAGGACATGGATAACGAGCGACAGCAGGACACCCGCTCCCGGCGCCGCGTACTGGCTGCGGCAGCCCTTGCGCCCGTACTCGCCGGTGTGCCTGCCGCGGCCCGCGCCCTGTCCCCCGGACCGCAGGACCGCACCCTGGTCGAACCGGTGATGACCAAGCTGGCGGATTGGGCGGACGTGGGCGAGGCTCTCGGCCGACCCGGTGACATAAGGCGGTTCATGTACCACACGGGCTTGCCGCGCCGGGACCTCACAGTCTTCTCCCGCGGCATCCGGATCAACCCCGCGCTCGTCCTGGGCTCGCACGTGTCCTTCGTCCGGTACGCGGACCACAGCACGCTTTTGATGGGCGACGCCGTGGTCACCGAGCGGGAACTGCAGCACTTCAGTGACGTCCTGCAGGAGCACGGGATCATGCAGACCGCCATCCACAAGCACCTGCTCGCCCACGAGCCGGATGTCTGGTGGGTTCATCTGCATGCCCACGGCCATGATCCGGTCACCGTCGCCCGCGGTCTGCGCGCCGCATTCGACTGCACTGGCACTCCGCCCGCCGAACCCACCACCACCTCCTCGCCGCCCGTCGACCTGGACACCGCCGCGATCGACGCCGCCCTGGGTGTCAAGGGCGCCACCGACGGCGAGATCTACAGGTGCACCTATGTCCGCCGCGAGACCGTCGCCGACGGCCCTGTGATTTTGCCTCCGGGACTGGGTGCCACCACCTCCGTCAGCTTCCAGCCGCTCGGCGGTGGAAGGGCCGCCCTCAGCGGTGACCTGGTCATGATCGCCAAGGAGGTCCAGCCCGTCCTCGTGGCCCTGCGGCGCGGTGGCGTCGAACTCGTCGAGGTGCACCATCACAACCTCACCGACGAACCACGCCTGTTCTTCGTCCACTACTGGGCCGTCGGTGTTGCCGTCAGCCTCGCCAAGGCCATTCGCCGGGCCGTGGACACCACCAACGTCGTGCCCATGCCCGGGGGAGCCGCCTGATGCGGACACGAGACAAACATCTGCCCGTTCGACTTCAGCGAAGCCCTGGAGTTCAACCCTGCGTCGCGGACCTTATTTGGGCTACTGCTCGAACTCACTTGTGGGGTGTGGTGAGCTGTGTCTCGTCCGTACGGTCGGGGGCATGGAGCTGACCTTCTACTCCAGTGAGGGCTGGGAGTCCTGGGGGCTGTCGGGGAAGCCGACGATTCCCGAGGGGATGGCGTTCCTCGTCGACGATGACCTTCTGTTCGAGGACGGCCGAGGGGTGCGCGCGACGGCGCTGGTTTTGCCGGAAGGGACGGTGCCGTACTGCCCCATGAAGCCGTGGCGAGCTGCTGGTGCTGGTGCTCTCGCGCTTGGCAACCAGGATGGCTGGACTTCGTCGAAGACGGCGAGGGCTTGAGCGGGGTCCGGGCTCACGAGGCGTTCCAGACCGGCCGTCGTGATCTTCGCCCACCTGCCGGCCCGTGCCCACATCTGCTCCTCGAAGGCGCGGACGGCCTTGTCCAGATCTCCAGGACCGGGGGCGGCGGCGATGGACTCGGCGAGTTCTGCGCCTTCCAGCATCGCGAGGTTCGCACCCGCCCCCAATGGGGGGCATCAGGTGGGCGGCGTCGCCCAGCAGCGTCACCCCGGGGACGTGGGCCCAGGTGTGGGACACGGGCAGGACGTAGAGGGGGCGGTGGACGAAAGCGGTGCCGTGGCGGAGGAGGTCGAGGACGGGAGTGGCCCAGCCATCGAACAAAGCCAGCAGGCTTGATCGCACGGCCTCGACGTCGGCCAGGTCCAGGTTCGTGTGCCAGGTCTGAGGTTCCCCCGGTGTGCGGGAGGTGCTGATCAGCTGGTCGGATGACGGGGTTTCAGGTTCGTTCGTTCGGCCGTTGCCTGGTCGGCGTAGTGCTTCTCCTCGAACTCGATCGGGCTGAGGTAGCCGAGTCGTTTCTGGATGCGCCGGGAGTTGTAGAAGCCGTCGATGACCCCGTTGCCCAATTGGGTGAACGCCTTTGATCTCGGTCTTGGCAGGTGGTCGAGAGGTGGACCCTGAGGTGGGGCTTGGGCAGCCCGCCTGTGATTCGGTCTTGGGGCGGAGGGTCGGGTGTCGATGCGGGCGGCGCCGGTCGGGAGGTTCCTGAGGGGACCCGGATGGTGGCATGGGCTGCGTTCCCAAAGGGCTGTCTGGCGATGCGGGTGCGGGACGCGCTTGGTCCGCTGTTCGACGACGAGATCTTCAGGTCCGCCTTCGGTGGGCGTGGCCGTCCTGGTGTTGCCCCGGGGCAGCTGGCGTTGGTCGAGGGGGCGGCGGGCCGCGCACGGCATGAGGGGCGCCCCGATGCTGTGCAGTGCGTGCAGAGCGCCCGCCGGCATCGTGACACCGGCCCTGCGATCGCGCCGCGCTGAGCACGGCATCCGTATGACGGTCGGCGGTCTCGCTGCTTGGGGGAATGAGTGCGTTGCCCGACCAGGGATGCGCACGCGGGTCGGCGTCGCGCCGTCGCGTTCCGGCAGACCCGAGTCCACGACTGCGTCCTGGTGCTAGCGTCCGATCATGCCTGGGGTGGAGGAGTGATGGAGAGCATCACAAAGAACCGGCAGTCCGTTGAGGCACTTCGCACCATGGTCGCCCGCGCGTACGGCCCGGACGAGGTGTGTGATGCGGGCGAGGACTGGTTCAGGGAACTGAGCGACGGCTGCTTCAACGTGGTCTACCGGATCCGGCTACGCTCCGGCGCCCAGGCCGTGCTCAAGATCGCGCCGCCGCCGGATGTTGAGGTCATGACCTACGAGCGAGGAGCCATGACCACCGAGCTGGAGGCGTTGCGGCTGGTCCGGGAGTACACGAAGGCTCCCGTGCCGGAGGTCGACTTCGTCGATCAGTCCCATGAGGTGTGCGACGCCGACTACTTCTTCATGACGTACGTGGACGCGGACAACCTCAACACCGTCAGCGACACCCTGGCCAAGGCGGAGAGCGACGCGTACGCCGAAGGGCTCGGTGTGATCACCCGCGAACTCAACGCCATCCCCGGCGGCGCTTTCGGCTCGCTGACCGGTCCGGGCGACAGTACGTGGCGCGCGGCCTTCCTGCGGATGGTCGAGGAGCTGCTGGGAGACGGCGAGCGACGCGGCGTCGTCCTCCCGCACGGCTACGACGTGGTCCGCGACGTCGTGGCCGCCGATGCGGATTCGCTCGAGGAGGTGACCGAGCCCCGGTTCGTCGAGTGGGACCTGTGGCCCGGCAACTGCATGGTGCGCGACGGTCGGATAGTGGCGATCATCGATCACGAGCGGGCGTTCTACGGTGATCCGCTGATGGAGTTCGGCTTCGCAGGAAGTGAATCGAGCGCTTATGGGGACGCCACGGCTTTCACCCGCGGCTACGGCCGCCGGCCGTTGACCGCGGCCGAGCGGACCCGCCGGCGGCTGTACAACCTTCACCTCGCTCTGGTCCAGATCATCGAGACGACCTTCCGGGCACACACCAACACCGAGCAGTATGAGTGGGCGTGCGCGCGACTACGAGAGACCGTGGCCCTGCTTGGCAGGTAGGCCAGAGACAGCTCCTCAACACCCCACGCCCACGCGGTACGAGAACCCTTCGAAACCCGCACGACGAACTGCCATCACCTACGTGCCGGTTCATCCGGCGACCAGCAGGTCGACGGCGGGCCGGTCCCCCCATCCCCCCGGGGAAAGCCGTCAGGTCCGGTGGGCAGCGCCCGCCCGAAGCGCGGCGGCCGACGACGACGCGCAGCAACACCCACAGGCGCGACCCCCCGGAGTACTCTTGTTCCCGCCCCGACCGCCACTACCAGGGAGGGGCGGGGACGAGAGTGATGAGCGGGATGTCGGACCCCACACCAAGCCCCCCACACAGCCTGAACAGCCGTTTCCCTCCACCCGGACAAAAGCCGTTGAGGGGCGCCTTACGAGCTCGCGCGCGGTAGGCGGTGAGGTATCGGGTTTTCGATCGTTGATCATGGTCGTGTGGTGGGGAACGCATCTCGTGCAGCAATCATCAACGACCGGAGGATCACGGGTCCTTCGGCCGATGTGGTCGCTGACCTCGTTGCCGGAGTAGGTCCGTTGTGGCATGAACGGCACCAGGCCAGGCTCGTGTCCAGGCCAAGGAAGCGGGCTGTGGGCGCCGGTGCCGCGCTGTCTGCCGAAGCGCTCAGGCTCGTAGCCCCCAGCAAGGTGGCGGGGGGTGTCGTACGCGGATTGGGCAGCCGGGGGCCGGGCGGCCGGGCTCAGTGTTTGCGTAGGCGTTCGAATCCCCTCGCGCCGGACCTCGGCGCAGCTATCGTACGGTGACGTCCTCCAGCAACTCCGCGACCGTGAACCGGGATCCATAGGACTGCCGGGCGCCGTCGATGACCAGGAGGAAGCCGTCGCCGTCCCGGAACAACCTGCGGCGCTTGGGACTCAGAGGATGATCTGGCTTATAGCGCCTGGCACGCGTCTCCAGCTCCACCAGCGCCTCGTCGCGCGTTCCATTCACATACGTCAGCACGTGGGCCTCGGAGTGCTTGCCCTCTCCCGCGCCCACGGTCGTCTCGACGATCAGTCCCCACGTTGTCATGCATCCCCTCCCGTTCGGATCAACGTACGCCACAGAGGCCCAGCAGGTCAGACTGCGCCGGGAAAGGGCACACGAAACCCTGAGGCACAAGACCGAAGGTGACATCAAAGCCCGGTTCTGGCACAGATCTTGGGGAGCGGTCGCGGAGGGTGACGTTGGCGTTCGATTTACTCAGAGCGCGATCGGCCGGTACGTCAGGTCGTCCGCGATCCTCACCCGCACCCATTCCCGTCCCTTGGCCTTGTGGGCAGTTGAGACGATCACCAAGCGACGCTTCGCCGCGGAGTCCGGGTCTGGCTTCGTTCACTATTATCGACAGCGTTTGTCGATGAGCTTGTGCAGCAGTCGAACGTTCGCCTGTCGGGGAATGGTCACGAGAAGTGGTTCTGGCTCAGGTTGTGTGGTGAGGGCACGCTGAGTAACCGGTTGGGGAGGCAGGAGAGTCTGGCGCTGTTCGATTGCCAGGCGATCAGAACAGGCTGGCCGATCCGCCCTGGGCGAGCTTCTTGAGGATCGTGCGCATCCACGGGCTGCGAACGGCTGGCAGCCGGACCAAGGTGTGCTGAAGGGTTCCCCGGTCGGCCCGGAACGGGCAATTGGGGTGCGGCGGGAGCGGGTCGTCGGCGAGGACGCCTTGAGACATGCCGCCCTAGGCGGGAATCGACAACCAGGGCTGCACGCCGGCGGCGGCGGGGAGCACCGCGTGCGCCCTGACCGCCGTATGTCGTACGGCGGTCAGGGCGCACGATCCGCGTATGGATCCGCGGCCGCGTCAGCCGGGCTGCTCATTGTCCTTCAGCGCACCCCATCCGTGCCAGCGGTCGATCTCGATCCACGCGCTGTAGCGGCGCCGGTCGCGCTGCCCGTAGTCCTTGCCCAGGTACTGGCGGGACAGCCGGTCGATGCCGGACAGGTCGGTGTCCTCCTGCAGGTCGACGACGCGGCCGATGATGGTCACATGGGTGTACCAGCCGCCCTCGTCGAGCACGGTGAGCGAGACCCTGGGGTCGTTGCGCACGTGCTGGAGCCGGACGCGCCCCTCGTCCATGTTGATGAGCACACGCCCGTCGTCCCACAGGTACCAGGTGGCCGCGGACACCGGCTGGCCGTCCCGGCGCAGCGTGCAGATGACGGCGGGGTTGGCTTTCTCCAGCATGGCGACGGCGGCTTCGGGCAGGGGCGGCTTCGACACGGGTCATCCTCCACGGCGTAAGGCGGGACGCTTCTCGATCACCAGCATGATTGCCCGGGGCAGCGCCGCGCGCACGCACCGCCCCGCGCGCAGCCGGGTCTGGTGCTACGAACTCCGGACCTCGAACTCCGAGAGCTGACCGGCCGGCCAGCCGCTGTTGGCCGTGACCGTCAGCCGGAACCAGCGCTGGACGGTGGCGGGCAAGATGAGGGTGACGGTGTTGTCCGCCGCCGGGTCGAAGGCGTAGGCGGCTGCGGCCTTCACGGTGGTGAAGGTGGAGCCGTCCGCGCCGGCCTGCAGGGACAGCGTCTGAGTGCGGGCGCCCCAGCCGGCGGGGAGCCGGAGCACCACGCGGGAGACGCTCCGCGCGGCCCCGAGGTCCCCCCCGGCAAGCCAACGTGTTTTCTCATCCTCGTGGGAACAGCACCGGCCACCGCCGTGGAGGCGCAACGCAGCGCACGCGTGTGCTGACCGTCGTCTCTGACGGCGGCAGGTGGCTCAGTCAGCGTTCGAATGCTCGGTGTGCTGTGCTGCCTCCCAAGTCATGAACATCTGCTGTCCAATCTCGGTTCTGGCACAGATCTTGGGGAGTCGTCGCGGAGCGTTACCCCGAGGTTCGAATACGAGGAGACGGGTTCGCGTGAGACCGCGTACGCCTTGTCGTCCGACGATCAGAATTGACGCTCCCTCAGGTGTCTGCCGGCCGCTGCTGCGGTCGGTTGTGGACGGTGATGGTGCTGGCCATGCAGACCGATGCACCGTTCTGGGACTCGCTGGTGTTCGACGGGATCGACGATGTGGATGTCGAGGCCGTGACGGCAGCCTTCGGCACGGTCGAGGTGGCGGCGAGAGGCCGCGCGGCTGGCTCAGCTTGTCCGGACTGCGGCCGCTTCTCGGACCGAGTCCACGACCGATACCAGCGCAGACTGAAGGACCTGCCACTCGCTGAACAGGGCTTCGTGATCCGGCTGACGGTCCGGCGCTTCATCTGCGGAACGCCGGACTGCCCGCGCCGGACGTTCGCCGAGCCGTTCTCCCGGCTGGCCGCCCCGCACGCACGGTTCACCACGCGGCTCAACCACGCCCTGGAGCGGGTGGGGCTCGCGCTGGCCGGGCGGGCCGGAGCTCGGCTGGCTGCCCAACTGGGCTTCGGCGCGGGACGGATGACCTTATTACGCAGGGTCATGGCATTGCCCGATCCGCAGTTCAGCACGCCGCGTGTGCTGGGCGTGGACGACTTCGCGATCCGTCGCGGCCAGACGTACTCCACGGTCTTGACCAGCGTCGAAGACCATCGCGTGGTCGATGTGCTCCCGACCGGTGAAGCCGGGCCACTGGCCGCCTGGCTGATCCGCCACCCCGGCGTGGGGATCATCTGCCGGGACCGGGCGGGCGCCTACGCCGAGGGGGCCCGGCGCGGTGCCCCCGACGCTCTGCAGGTCGCCGACCGGTTCCATCTGTGGCAGGGCCTCGGTCGAGCCGTGGAGACCTGCGTCGCCGCCCATCGCGACTGCCTGCGCAGTCCTTCGCCCAGCGGCATGTTGCCGGAGGCCACCACCCGACTGGCTTCCGGTCGGCCGCAGGGCGACTCGGCGCCCATCGGTCGGCGGGCCGAGCGGAAGAAGGCCGCACATGCCATGGTCCACGAGCTCCTTGCCCAAGGTCACTCACGCCGGGCGATTGCCCGGCACCTGGGATGGGGCCTCAACACCGTGCTCAAATACGCGAACACCCCACGCTGGCAGGACACCATCCGCGAGAACCCGCCCCGACCCAGCAGACTGGACCCCTACAAGCCCTACCTGGAGCGGCGATTCGCCGCGGGATGCACCAGCGTCACCCGACTGCACAGCGAGCTGATCGCCGCCAACGCACCCGTCACTTACCAGATGGTCCGCGCGCACATCGCCACTTTGCGCGGGACGCCGTCCGGGGCGCCGCCCCGGCCGCCGGCCGTGCGGCAGGTGACCGGCTGGCTCACCCGGCACCCCACGGCCCTGACCGAGGAAGACCGGGCCGGCCTGAAGGAGGTCCTCGCCCGCTGCCCCGAGCTGGACAAGGCCGCCGGACACGTCCGCGACTTCGGCGAGATACTTACCGACCGCCTTGGCAGCACGCTTCCTGCCTGGATCGACACCGTCGATGCCAGCCAGCTACCCGGCCTCACAGGCTTCGCACTCCATCTGCTCCGAGACCTCGACGCCGTGAGAGCCGGACTCACTCTGGACTGGAGCTCTGGCAGCATCGAGGGCGCCGTCAACCGCATCAAAAAGATCACGCGGCAGCTCTACGGGCGCGCCGGATTCGAACTACTCCGCAAAATGATCCTGCTCCAGTAGCACTCCAAGCCCTCCGAACCCTTCGCCAAGACCGAGAACGGACAACACCCAGAGGGCTGGGGCGTGTCGGCACCGACGGACATAATGCCGCTGTGGACCTGAGACCGGAGTTGTTGCCCCCGCCCGTGAGCCAGCAGCGACTGAACGAGCTGTGCGCTGAGGTCGAGTGGATCGCTGAGTTGCTGGTCGCCCGCCCGGAAGTGGCGGGCGAGGCGATCGAGGCGTTCAACGCGATGACCGGGCACGACTACGTGGCTCTCGACTTCGCTGAGTAGGGACGGAAGCAGGAGCCTGGAGCAGTTCGCGAGGGAGGCGGCCCGGCCGGCTCGCCCCGTGGTTGCCGGCATCACCCGGGACGAGCTCGTTGAGATCGTTCGCAGACTCCTGACTGCCTCTGCGGAGAGCGACTACTATCTGCGGCTCCTGGAGGCGAACGTGTCGCATCCCCGGGTGAGTGACCTGGTCTTCCATCCCTCGGACATCACTCAGGGCCCGTCTGCGGAGCAGATTGTCGATGAGGCTCTGAAGTACCGGCCGATCGCGC
This portion of the Streptomyces sp. NBC_01571 genome encodes:
- a CDS encoding DUF1259 domain-containing protein yields the protein MDNERQQDTRSRRRVLAAAALAPVLAGVPAAARALSPGPQDRTLVEPVMTKLADWADVGEALGRPGDIRRFMYHTGLPRRDLTVFSRGIRINPALVLGSHVSFVRYADHSTLLMGDAVVTERELQHFSDVLQEHGIMQTAIHKHLLAHEPDVWWVHLHAHGHDPVTVARGLRAAFDCTGTPPAEPTTTSSPPVDLDTAAIDAALGVKGATDGEIYRCTYVRRETVADGPVILPPGLGATTSVSFQPLGGGRAALSGDLVMIAKEVQPVLVALRRGGVELVEVHHHNLTDEPRLFFVHYWAVGVAVSLAKAIRRAVDTTNVVPMPGGAA
- a CDS encoding IS3 family transposase, producing MGNGVIDGFYNSRRIQKRLGYLSPIEFEEKHYADQATAERTNLKPRHPTS
- a CDS encoding phosphotransferase family protein, producing the protein MESITKNRQSVEALRTMVARAYGPDEVCDAGEDWFRELSDGCFNVVYRIRLRSGAQAVLKIAPPPDVEVMTYERGAMTTELEALRLVREYTKAPVPEVDFVDQSHEVCDADYFFMTYVDADNLNTVSDTLAKAESDAYAEGLGVITRELNAIPGGAFGSLTGPGDSTWRAAFLRMVEELLGDGERRGVVLPHGYDVVRDVVAADADSLEEVTEPRFVEWDLWPGNCMVRDGRIVAIIDHERAFYGDPLMEFGFAGSESSAYGDATAFTRGYGRRPLTAAERTRRRLYNLHLALVQIIETTFRAHTNTEQYEWACARLRETVALLGR
- a CDS encoding PPOX class F420-dependent oxidoreductase encodes the protein MSKPPLPEAAVAMLEKANPAVICTLRRDGQPVSAATWYLWDDGRVLINMDEGRVRLQHVRNDPRVSLTVLDEGGWYTHVTIIGRVVDLQEDTDLSGIDRLSRQYLGKDYGQRDRRRYSAWIEIDRWHGWGALKDNEQPG
- a CDS encoding discoidin domain-containing protein is translated as MRLHGGGRCCSHEDEKTRWLAGGDLGAARSVSRVVLRLPAGWGARTQTLSLQAGADGSTFTTVKAAAAYAFDPAADNTVTLILPATVQRWFRLTVTANSGWPAGQLSEFEVRSS
- a CDS encoding ISL3 family transposase, with amino-acid sequence MQTDAPFWDSLVFDGIDDVDVEAVTAAFGTVEVAARGRAAGSACPDCGRFSDRVHDRYQRRLKDLPLAEQGFVIRLTVRRFICGTPDCPRRTFAEPFSRLAAPHARFTTRLNHALERVGLALAGRAGARLAAQLGFGAGRMTLLRRVMALPDPQFSTPRVLGVDDFAIRRGQTYSTVLTSVEDHRVVDVLPTGEAGPLAAWLIRHPGVGIICRDRAGAYAEGARRGAPDALQVADRFHLWQGLGRAVETCVAAHRDCLRSPSPSGMLPEATTRLASGRPQGDSAPIGRRAERKKAAHAMVHELLAQGHSRRAIARHLGWGLNTVLKYANTPRWQDTIRENPPRPSRLDPYKPYLERRFAAGCTSVTRLHSELIAANAPVTYQMVRAHIATLRGTPSGAPPRPPAVRQVTGWLTRHPTALTEEDRAGLKEVLARCPELDKAAGHVRDFGEILTDRLGSTLPAWIDTVDASQLPGLTGFALHLLRDLDAVRAGLTLDWSSGSIEGAVNRIKKITRQLYGRAGFELLRKMILLQ